One region of uncultured Methanolobus sp. genomic DNA includes:
- a CDS encoding methionine synthase: MTEIIYDDIGSFPLPEGVSKDWMNVKFSGKKSDADLFKVINDAFMMKVEAGVEVPTYPQYQDMNEQFLTIIRDPDCTEEPFKVKTDSARVIELEAIETVARTYREEHGEKLDVRVCVTGPLELYLKEFGGTEYVDILNLLGESIDRFVKNSLSSAKNFNIRTVSIDEPSIGINPQVMFSDNDLIKAMDIACESAKKAGCDVEIHLHSPLHYKLATQAENISVIGVESAATPSYLDLIDKKELEATDSYMRVGIARTDVFNLVAVLNDKYNTNVWKETRYFSEIITDMETPEIISKRLSKAHSMFGESIKYAGPDCGLGAWPSQEIAAQLLGNVTKGLADFRNSSE, from the coding sequence ATGACAGAGATAATCTATGATGACATTGGCAGTTTTCCTCTCCCAGAGGGTGTATCCAAAGATTGGATGAATGTAAAATTCTCAGGGAAAAAAAGTGACGCAGACCTGTTCAAGGTCATAAATGATGCTTTTATGATGAAAGTGGAAGCAGGGGTAGAGGTACCAACCTATCCACAATATCAGGACATGAACGAACAGTTTCTGACTATTATCAGGGACCCGGATTGCACAGAGGAACCTTTTAAAGTGAAAACCGATTCCGCCCGGGTTATCGAACTCGAAGCCATTGAAACAGTTGCCAGAACCTACAGGGAAGAACACGGTGAAAAACTGGATGTCCGTGTTTGTGTTACAGGTCCTCTTGAGCTCTATCTCAAGGAATTCGGTGGAACTGAATATGTTGACATACTTAACCTGCTGGGTGAGAGCATTGATCGTTTTGTCAAAAACTCACTTTCGAGTGCAAAGAACTTCAACATAAGAACCGTTTCAATTGATGAACCCAGCATAGGTATCAATCCTCAGGTAATGTTCTCTGACAACGATCTTATCAAAGCCATGGACATTGCATGTGAATCTGCAAAAAAAGCAGGTTGTGATGTAGAAATTCATCTCCATTCCCCACTTCACTACAAACTCGCAACTCAGGCTGAAAACATCAGTGTAATAGGTGTTGAATCCGCAGCAACTCCTTCCTATCTGGATCTCATTGATAAAAAGGAACTTGAAGCCACTGATTCTTACATGAGAGTTGGAATCGCAAGAACAGATGTTTTCAATCTTGTCGCGGTGCTTAACGACAAATACAACACAAACGTCTGGAAAGAAACCCGGTATTTCTCTGAGATCATAACTGATATGGAAACCCCGGAGATAATCTCAAAGAGACTTTCAAAGGCTCACTCTATGTTCGGAGAATCCATTAAATATGCAGGTCCGGATTGTGGCCTGGGGGCATGGCCAAGCCAGGAGATCGCTGCTCAGTTATTGGGTAATGTGACAAAAGGCCTGGCGGATTTCAGGAATTCTTCCGAATAA